The Microbulbifer sp. YPW1 genome contains a region encoding:
- the bamB gene encoding outer membrane protein assembly factor BamB — translation MIGTYMGVRTGAGKTLNRIAAVALAAVISACASNDEKEDTDPLELTEISESVQLREVWSQNIGDIDALRYAMLKPGIIDGKVIAANSDGDVYAFDRASGKRLWKVDIDQSIGGGVGVGLGIAVVADYRGRIVALDLNDGSQRWSTQLSGEVVATPAVGSGMVVVQTVDGKLLGLDASTGEQRWRHNTVLPVLTLRGTASPVISAGVVFAGLDNGKLIALSAADGITRWEQRVAIPQGSAELDRVVDIDGTPLVRGDLVFAASYQGRAVALSREDGRGLWARDASTNHGVAVGAGQVFLSGADGSVHAYNVGNGQIQWTNSELLRRQLSGPAYFGDVVVVGDLDGYLHALDPSSGRFVGRTRIDRDPVRIPLLADGDLLFALSDDGELVALRLQR, via the coding sequence ATGATAGGGACTTACATGGGCGTGCGCACAGGAGCGGGCAAGACGCTTAACCGGATTGCAGCTGTGGCACTGGCCGCGGTGATCAGTGCCTGTGCTTCCAACGATGAAAAGGAAGACACAGATCCCTTGGAGCTGACGGAAATCAGCGAAAGCGTACAGCTGCGCGAAGTCTGGTCGCAGAATATCGGCGATATCGACGCCCTGCGCTATGCCATGCTCAAGCCGGGCATCATTGACGGCAAGGTGATCGCCGCCAACAGCGATGGCGATGTTTACGCCTTTGATCGCGCCAGCGGCAAACGCCTGTGGAAAGTGGATATCGACCAGTCCATCGGCGGCGGTGTCGGTGTCGGCCTCGGTATCGCAGTGGTCGCGGATTACCGCGGCCGTATAGTTGCCCTGGACCTGAATGATGGCAGCCAGCGCTGGTCAACCCAGCTTAGTGGCGAGGTCGTTGCAACCCCCGCGGTAGGATCCGGCATGGTGGTAGTGCAGACCGTTGACGGCAAACTGCTGGGCCTGGATGCCAGTACCGGCGAGCAGCGCTGGCGCCACAATACGGTACTGCCGGTACTGACTCTGCGCGGTACCGCCAGCCCGGTAATTTCTGCGGGTGTGGTTTTTGCGGGCCTGGATAACGGCAAGCTGATTGCCCTCAGTGCCGCCGACGGTATTACCCGCTGGGAGCAGCGTGTAGCGATTCCACAGGGCTCTGCGGAACTGGACCGGGTAGTGGATATCGACGGCACGCCGCTGGTGCGCGGTGACCTGGTCTTCGCCGCCAGCTATCAGGGGCGCGCGGTGGCCCTGTCGCGGGAAGATGGCCGCGGTCTCTGGGCGCGCGACGCCTCAACCAACCACGGAGTCGCCGTGGGTGCGGGCCAGGTTTTCCTGAGCGGCGCCGATGGCAGTGTCCACGCCTACAATGTGGGTAATGGGCAAATTCAGTGGACTAACAGCGAGCTGCTGCGTCGACAGCTGAGCGGCCCGGCCTATTTTGGTGACGTAGTGGTCGTGGGCGACCTCGACGGTTACCTGCATGCCCTGGATCCCTCCAGCGGTCGCTTCGTGGGTCGTACCCGTATCGACCGCGATCCGGTGCGCATCCCGCTGCTGGCCGATGGTGACCTGCTGTTTGCGCTGTCCGATGACGGCGAGCTGGTTGCACTGCGTCTGCAGCGCTGA
- the der gene encoding ribosome biogenesis GTPase Der, with protein MLPVIALVGRPNVGKSTLFNRLTKSRDALVANYAGLTRDRKYGEAEFEGHKMILVDTGGISGDEEGIDAAMAQQSMQAIEEADFVLFLVDCRAGLTPADDMIAERLRTRSKPTLLVANKVDGVNPDIALAPFYELGIGELFPTTATHGRGVRTLMERLVQGLPEPEAEEEQEEATGIKIGIVGRPNVGKSTLVNRLLGEDRVVVFDQPGTTRDSVYINYTRDEKPYTIIDTAGIRRRKNVKESVEKFSIVKTLQAVEDANVVVLVIDASEGLVDQDMHLMGSVIQAGRALVVALNKWDGLDPDHRDFVKTELERRLRFVDFADIHFISALHGTGVGNLYKSIEDAYQSATDKLSTNHLTRILQWAVSEHQPPLVNGHRIKLRYAHAGGQNPPVIVIHGNQTAQVPNHYVRYLEKTYRKALDLHGTPVKIEFRTGDNPYAGKKNKLSDRQKAKKRRLMKFVKKKK; from the coding sequence ATGTTGCCTGTAATTGCCCTGGTAGGGCGCCCCAATGTGGGTAAATCCACCCTGTTCAACCGGCTTACCAAAAGCCGTGATGCCCTCGTGGCCAACTACGCCGGCCTCACCCGCGACCGCAAATACGGTGAAGCGGAGTTCGAGGGCCACAAGATGATCCTGGTGGACACCGGTGGTATCAGCGGTGACGAAGAAGGCATCGATGCCGCCATGGCCCAGCAGTCCATGCAGGCCATCGAAGAGGCGGATTTCGTGCTGTTCCTGGTGGATTGTCGCGCTGGCCTGACCCCGGCGGACGATATGATCGCCGAGCGCCTGCGCACCCGCTCCAAACCCACACTGCTGGTGGCCAACAAGGTAGACGGGGTAAACCCGGATATCGCCCTGGCGCCGTTTTACGAACTCGGTATCGGCGAGCTGTTCCCCACCACCGCTACCCACGGCCGCGGTGTGCGCACACTGATGGAGCGCCTCGTGCAGGGGCTGCCCGAGCCGGAAGCGGAAGAAGAGCAGGAAGAAGCGACCGGTATCAAGATCGGTATCGTCGGCCGCCCCAACGTGGGCAAGTCCACCCTGGTTAACCGCCTGCTGGGGGAAGACCGCGTGGTAGTGTTCGACCAACCGGGAACCACCCGCGACAGCGTGTATATCAACTACACCCGCGACGAAAAGCCGTACACCATTATCGATACCGCGGGCATCCGTCGACGCAAGAACGTCAAGGAATCGGTGGAGAAGTTCTCCATCGTCAAAACCCTGCAAGCAGTGGAAGATGCCAACGTCGTCGTACTGGTGATCGACGCCAGTGAAGGCCTGGTGGACCAGGACATGCACCTGATGGGCAGTGTCATCCAGGCGGGCCGCGCGCTGGTAGTGGCGCTGAACAAATGGGACGGTCTCGACCCGGACCACCGCGACTTTGTCAAAACCGAACTGGAGCGCCGCCTGCGCTTTGTGGACTTTGCAGATATTCACTTTATCTCCGCACTGCACGGCACCGGCGTCGGTAACCTGTACAAGTCCATCGAGGACGCCTACCAGTCCGCTACCGACAAGCTCTCCACCAACCACCTCACTCGTATCCTGCAGTGGGCGGTAAGTGAGCACCAGCCGCCGCTGGTCAACGGTCACCGCATTAAACTGCGCTACGCCCACGCCGGCGGCCAGAATCCGCCGGTAATCGTGATCCACGGCAACCAGACCGCACAGGTGCCGAATCACTACGTGCGCTACCTGGAAAAGACCTACCGCAAGGCGCTGGACCTGCACGGTACGCCGGTGAAGATCGAATTCCGTACTGGCGATAACCCCTATGCGGGCAAGAAGAACAAGCTCAGCGATCGCCAGAAAGCCAAGAAACGCCGCCTGATGAAGTTTGTGAAGAAGAAAAAGTAA
- the ispG gene encoding flavodoxin-dependent (E)-4-hydroxy-3-methylbut-2-enyl-diphosphate synthase, with product MQFESPIVRRVSRQIMVGNVPVGGGAPISVQSMTNTETCDVAATVDQIQRLERAGADIVRVSVPSMDAAEAFGEIKKQVNVPLVADIHFDYRIALRVADLGVDCLRINPGNIGREKRIRAVVDKARDLNIPIRIGVNAGSLEKDLQKKYGEPTPDALVESALRHVDILDSLNFQDFKVSVKASDIFMATAAYRKLATQIEQPLHLGITEAGGLRSGTVKSAIGLGALLLDGIGDTLRVSLAADPVEEVKVGWDLLKSLRLRTKGINFIACPSCSRQNFDVVKTMNELEARLEDITTPLDVAVIGCIVNGPGEAKEADIGLAGGTPSHAIYVDGQPDRKFKNDNLVNDLEQLIREKAAAKEAQEAQIIAKETIE from the coding sequence ATGCAATTCGAGTCACCCATAGTTCGCCGCGTCTCGCGCCAGATCATGGTGGGCAATGTGCCGGTCGGCGGTGGTGCCCCCATCTCGGTGCAGAGCATGACCAACACCGAGACTTGCGACGTGGCCGCCACCGTGGACCAGATCCAGCGGCTGGAGCGGGCAGGTGCCGATATTGTGCGGGTTTCCGTGCCGTCCATGGACGCTGCGGAAGCCTTTGGCGAGATCAAAAAGCAGGTGAACGTGCCGCTGGTGGCCGATATTCACTTCGACTACCGCATTGCGCTGCGAGTGGCGGACCTGGGCGTGGATTGCCTGCGTATCAATCCCGGCAATATCGGCCGCGAGAAACGCATCCGTGCGGTGGTGGACAAGGCGCGGGACCTGAATATCCCGATTCGAATCGGCGTGAATGCCGGTTCCCTGGAAAAGGACCTGCAGAAAAAGTACGGCGAGCCCACCCCGGACGCTCTGGTGGAGTCCGCCCTGCGCCATGTGGACATTCTCGACAGCCTCAACTTCCAGGACTTCAAGGTCAGCGTGAAGGCGTCGGATATATTTATGGCGACCGCCGCTTACCGCAAGCTGGCGACCCAGATCGAACAGCCGCTGCACCTGGGGATCACCGAAGCCGGTGGTCTGCGCTCCGGAACCGTTAAATCGGCCATCGGCCTCGGCGCATTGCTGCTGGACGGTATCGGCGACACCCTGCGGGTGTCCCTCGCCGCAGATCCGGTGGAAGAGGTGAAAGTGGGCTGGGATCTGCTCAAGAGCCTGCGCCTGCGCACCAAGGGCATCAATTTTATTGCCTGCCCCAGCTGTTCACGCCAGAACTTCGATGTGGTGAAAACCATGAACGAGCTGGAAGCCCGCCTGGAAGATATCACCACGCCGCTGGATGTGGCGGTGATCGGCTGTATCGTGAACGGCCCGGGCGAGGCGAAAGAGGCGGATATCGGCCTCGCCGGCGGGACCCCGAGCCACGCGATTTACGTGGACGGTCAGCCGGACCGCAAATTCAAGAATGACAATCTGGTGAATGATCTGGAGCAGCTGATCCGCGAAAAAGCCGCGGCCAAAGAAGCGCAGGAAGCCCAGATTATCGCCAAAGAAACCATCGAATAA
- the rlmN gene encoding 23S rRNA (adenine(2503)-C(2))-methyltransferase RlmN, whose protein sequence is MSDVQTVQPETVQTEKVNLLGLSVDKLTDFFAGLGEKRFRAVQVLKWIHQNGVDDFEQMTNVSKAMRAKLGEIAEVRAPKVLKQMDSSDGTRKWLIEVSGGNVIETVYIPDGDRGTLCVSSQVGCSLDCSFCATGKQGFNRDLTAAEIIGQVWIACKSFGQLQPNGPRKVTNVVMMGMGEPLLNFDNVVDSMNLMMEDNAYGISKRRVTLSTSGVVPALDRLAEVTDVSLAISLHAPNDELRNVLVPINKKYPIAMLLDSAKRYIENMPDNHRKMTIEYTMIREVNDRPEHAEQLAELLRDVPVKINLIPFNPFELSDYQRVSNNALRRFQQILLDKGYTVTVRTTRGDDIAAACGQLAGQVNDRTRRSERYRNAERPVKILNQV, encoded by the coding sequence ATGAGCGACGTACAGACTGTACAACCTGAAACTGTACAGACCGAAAAAGTGAACCTGCTGGGGCTGTCCGTCGACAAGCTCACGGACTTTTTTGCCGGTCTGGGCGAGAAGCGCTTCCGCGCTGTGCAGGTGCTCAAGTGGATCCACCAGAATGGTGTGGACGATTTCGAGCAGATGACCAATGTCAGCAAGGCCATGCGTGCCAAGCTGGGTGAAATCGCCGAAGTCCGCGCCCCCAAGGTCCTGAAGCAGATGGACTCCTCCGACGGCACCCGCAAGTGGCTGATCGAGGTATCCGGCGGCAATGTGATCGAAACCGTCTACATTCCCGATGGCGACCGCGGCACCCTGTGTGTTTCTTCACAGGTAGGCTGCTCCCTGGACTGCAGCTTCTGTGCCACCGGCAAGCAGGGCTTCAACCGGGACCTGACTGCGGCCGAGATTATCGGCCAGGTGTGGATTGCGTGTAAGTCCTTCGGGCAACTGCAGCCCAACGGTCCGCGCAAGGTGACCAATGTGGTGATGATGGGCATGGGCGAACCCCTGCTCAACTTCGACAATGTGGTCGACTCCATGAACCTGATGATGGAAGACAATGCCTATGGCATTTCCAAGCGTCGGGTGACTCTGAGTACTTCCGGTGTGGTGCCGGCCCTGGATCGCCTGGCAGAGGTGACCGATGTGAGCCTGGCTATTTCCCTGCACGCGCCCAACGATGAGCTGCGCAACGTGCTGGTGCCGATCAACAAAAAGTACCCCATCGCCATGCTGCTCGACAGCGCCAAGCGCTATATCGAGAACATGCCGGACAATCATCGCAAGATGACCATCGAGTACACCATGATCCGGGAGGTGAACGACCGCCCGGAACACGCGGAACAGCTGGCGGAATTGCTGCGCGATGTGCCAGTAAAGATAAATCTGATACCCTTCAATCCGTTTGAGCTGTCCGATTATCAACGGGTCAGCAACAACGCATTGCGACGTTTTCAACAGATTTTGTTGGACAAAGGCTATACCGTAACCGTGCGTACCACCCGGGGCGACGATATCGCTGCGGCCTGTGGTCAGTTGGCCGGTCAGGTGAATGACCGCACCCGTCGTTCGGAGCGCTACCGCAACGCCGAACGCCCGGTGAAAATCCTGAACCAGGTCTGA
- the fdx gene encoding ISC system 2Fe-2S type ferredoxin: MPKIVFLPHEELCPEGKVIEVEPGVTVCDAALQHGVEIEHACEKSCACTTCHVIVREGFDSLGEPDELEEDLLDKAWGLEPESRLSCQAVVDEEDLVVEIPKYTINQVSERH; the protein is encoded by the coding sequence ATGCCGAAGATTGTTTTCCTGCCCCACGAAGAATTGTGTCCGGAGGGCAAGGTCATCGAAGTGGAGCCGGGTGTCACGGTTTGCGATGCCGCGCTTCAGCACGGGGTGGAGATCGAGCACGCGTGCGAGAAATCCTGTGCCTGTACCACTTGCCATGTGATTGTGCGCGAGGGCTTCGATTCCCTCGGGGAGCCGGACGAGCTGGAAGAAGACCTGCTGGATAAGGCCTGGGGCCTGGAGCCTGAGTCACGTCTCTCCTGCCAGGCGGTGGTCGATGAGGAGGATCTGGTAGTTGAGATTCCCAAGTACACCATCAACCAGGTGTCCGAGCGCCACTAA
- a CDS encoding tetratricopeptide repeat protein, with protein MADHLTEEEQIETIKRWWKENGSGIVTGIVLALAAYFGWQWWQGKERSDAEAASNVYQGFVEAVSANEGKPDNKQLTTAQSLARELKDDYAKRIYAAQASLQLAALAVEKNDLEAAAKELQWVVDNSSDDALTLVAKRRLASVKAARGETNEALALLKGDVPPAFAALYAETRGDILVQQGDKDAARAAYQEARAQLLPEQAAGSRLLDLKIEGLGEAPQADEENAQDEPAAEDTEAETEKDAQ; from the coding sequence ATGGCTGACCATTTGACCGAAGAAGAACAGATTGAAACGATCAAACGTTGGTGGAAAGAAAATGGTTCCGGCATCGTCACCGGTATTGTGCTGGCACTGGCCGCGTATTTTGGCTGGCAGTGGTGGCAGGGCAAGGAGCGCAGCGACGCTGAAGCGGCCTCCAATGTCTACCAGGGTTTTGTCGAAGCGGTTTCTGCCAATGAAGGCAAACCGGACAACAAGCAGCTGACGACCGCCCAATCCCTGGCGCGCGAGCTGAAAGACGACTACGCCAAGCGTATCTACGCCGCTCAGGCCTCCCTGCAGTTGGCGGCGCTGGCCGTAGAGAAAAACGACCTGGAAGCCGCAGCCAAAGAACTGCAGTGGGTTGTGGATAACAGCAGTGACGACGCGCTGACGCTGGTTGCCAAGCGCCGCCTGGCCTCCGTCAAGGCCGCCCGCGGTGAAACCAATGAAGCGCTGGCGCTGCTGAAAGGCGACGTACCGCCGGCTTTCGCTGCACTCTACGCCGAAACCCGCGGCGATATCCTGGTTCAGCAGGGTGATAAAGACGCCGCCCGCGCCGCCTACCAGGAAGCGCGCGCGCAGCTGCTGCCGGAACAGGCCGCCGGTTCCCGCCTGCTGGACCTGAAAATTGAAGGCCTTGGCGAAGCACCTCAGGCTGACGAAGAAAATGCACAGGACGAACCTGCAGCGGAAGACACTGAAGCAGAAACAGAGAAGGACGCGCAATGA
- the pilW gene encoding type IV pilus biogenesis/stability protein PilW, with amino-acid sequence MLARISNPAIVAGLLVVLLGGCVTTGPGGRQVDLDKARETHVQLGLRYLQSGGDNREMARHHFQEALRLGKKDPQAHHGLALLYQADGEIPVAESHFKKALRYDRNFSMARVNYGAFLYQQERYQEARDQFLVASEDLTYNRRSYALANLGRAELRLHNLDGAESAFKRALALSSDLPVALLELAELKFEKQDYTQAKHYLDRFSEKNRQIPQSLWLGIRIEKIFGNRDKERSYALALKNLFPYSAETLKYQQMMAENEQQ; translated from the coding sequence GTGTTAGCAAGAATTTCCAATCCGGCCATCGTTGCCGGGTTACTCGTTGTGCTGCTGGGAGGGTGTGTAACCACCGGTCCCGGTGGCAGACAGGTCGATCTCGACAAGGCCCGTGAAACCCACGTACAGCTGGGGCTGCGCTACCTGCAGAGCGGTGGCGACAATCGCGAGATGGCCCGTCATCACTTCCAGGAAGCCCTGAGACTGGGTAAGAAAGATCCCCAGGCCCATCACGGTCTCGCATTGCTATATCAGGCCGATGGCGAGATCCCTGTAGCCGAATCCCACTTCAAGAAAGCCCTGCGCTACGACCGGAATTTCTCCATGGCGCGGGTGAACTACGGTGCATTCCTGTATCAGCAGGAGCGCTATCAGGAGGCCCGCGACCAGTTTCTCGTTGCCTCCGAAGACCTGACATACAACCGCCGTTCCTACGCCCTGGCCAACCTCGGTCGCGCGGAGCTGAGGTTGCACAACCTGGATGGCGCTGAGAGCGCATTCAAGAGGGCGCTGGCGCTCAGTTCCGATCTGCCTGTCGCGCTGCTGGAGCTGGCTGAGCTGAAGTTTGAAAAGCAGGATTACACCCAGGCCAAACATTACCTGGACCGATTCAGCGAAAAGAATCGGCAGATTCCGCAGTCCCTGTGGCTGGGAATCCGCATCGAAAAAATCTTTGGCAATCGGGACAAGGAAAGGAGCTACGCCCTGGCGCTGAAGAATCTCTTTCCGTACTCGGCGGAGACCCTGAAATACCAGCAGATGATGGCCGAAAATGAGCAGCAGTAA
- a CDS encoding RodZ domain-containing protein — protein MSSSNPMPEQEETQNAESTAASVGTLLTAAREQAGLTSEELARRLCMTTENLEALERDAFDAFPGATYIRGYIRNVCKELRVDETAALEAFVRQVPAEAPRVAQPPKGSVMGGSVSGSGASMSGPMLLVAAIAVAGGYWWFEMRGNDGAMPAPAVATQASQEVVEQPAATTEVDDIAQDMAESDSALDAQTLSVAGADTDVAAEEVVPETDVQLADVADLASEDAEVEGAVEEPAVPEMAAQPVAAPVPEPVAAVEEPAVQQETSSMVDEVPVGAVSSAVLEISFSEESWVEVTDAAGNKLLAKLQPAGSTVELEGQAPFSLMLGNAAATTVSYAGEVVDSAPLGNRRTRKLTVGG, from the coding sequence ATGAGCAGCAGTAATCCGATGCCCGAACAGGAAGAAACCCAGAACGCAGAAAGTACCGCGGCGTCCGTCGGCACCCTGTTGACCGCGGCCCGCGAGCAGGCGGGGCTGACCAGCGAAGAGCTGGCTCGCCGCCTGTGCATGACCACAGAAAATCTCGAAGCGCTGGAGCGGGATGCGTTTGACGCTTTCCCCGGCGCCACCTATATCCGCGGCTACATCCGCAATGTCTGTAAAGAGCTGCGGGTGGACGAAACCGCTGCGCTGGAAGCATTTGTGCGCCAGGTCCCGGCTGAAGCGCCGCGCGTGGCCCAGCCTCCCAAGGGTTCCGTCATGGGCGGCAGTGTTTCCGGAAGCGGGGCGTCCATGTCTGGTCCAATGCTACTGGTGGCGGCTATTGCTGTTGCCGGTGGCTACTGGTGGTTCGAAATGCGCGGTAACGACGGTGCCATGCCGGCGCCAGCGGTCGCGACCCAGGCATCCCAGGAGGTAGTTGAACAGCCCGCCGCTACTACCGAAGTGGATGATATCGCTCAGGATATGGCGGAGTCTGACAGTGCGCTGGATGCGCAGACATTGTCTGTAGCCGGTGCAGATACGGACGTCGCCGCGGAAGAGGTGGTGCCGGAAACCGACGTGCAGCTGGCGGATGTCGCTGACCTGGCGAGTGAAGACGCCGAGGTAGAAGGGGCTGTCGAGGAGCCGGCAGTACCAGAAATGGCTGCGCAGCCCGTTGCAGCGCCGGTTCCCGAGCCAGTGGCTGCGGTGGAAGAGCCCGCGGTTCAGCAGGAAACGTCGAGCATGGTCGATGAGGTCCCGGTCGGTGCCGTATCCAGCGCTGTGCTGGAGATCTCCTTCAGCGAGGAATCCTGGGTGGAAGTCACGGATGCTGCGGGCAACAAGCTGCTGGCCAAGCTTCAGCCAGCCGGCTCCACTGTCGAGCTCGAGGGGCAGGCCCCGTTCAGCCTGATGCTGGGCAATGCGGCGGCGACGACCGTCAGCTACGCCGGGGAAGTGGTCGATAGCGCGCCCCTGGGCAACCGCCGCACCCGCAAGCTTACCGTGGGCGGCTGA
- the ndk gene encoding nucleoside-diphosphate kinase, with protein MAQERTLSIIKPDAVAKNVIGEIESRFEKAGLRIVAMKMVQLSQEKAEGFYAEHKERPFFKDLVEFMTSGPVVVQVLEGENAILANRDLMGATNPKEADAGTIRADFADSIDANAVHGSDSAASAEREVNYFFSAEEICAR; from the coding sequence ATGGCCCAGGAACGTACCCTGTCCATCATCAAGCCGGACGCCGTTGCCAAGAATGTTATCGGTGAAATCGAGAGCCGCTTCGAGAAAGCCGGCCTGCGCATCGTTGCGATGAAAATGGTTCAGCTGTCTCAGGAAAAAGCCGAAGGCTTCTACGCTGAGCACAAAGAGCGTCCGTTCTTCAAGGATCTGGTTGAGTTCATGACTTCCGGTCCGGTTGTTGTACAGGTTCTGGAAGGCGAAAACGCCATTCTGGCTAACCGCGACCTGATGGGCGCTACCAACCCGAAAGAAGCAGACGCTGGCACTATCCGTGCAGACTTCGCCGACAGCATCGACGCCAACGCCGTACACGGTTCTGACTCTGCAGCTTCTGCCGAGCGCGAAGTGAACTACTTCTTCTCTGCTGAAGAAATCTGCGCACGTTAA
- the hisS gene encoding histidine--tRNA ligase: protein MKQLRAIRGMNDLLPTQSPVWQYVESTLSELFARYGYSEIRTPMLEATQLFARAVGEATDIVEKEMYTFDDKSGDSVTLRPEGTAGTVRAAIQNNLLIQPQRLWYFGPMFRYERPQKGRLRQFHQFGVEVFGIEGPDIDAEILMMTARIWKQLGVAEHVSLQLNSLGNSESRAAYRDALVEYLSARKDQLDEDSQRRLERNPLRILDSKNAQTQELLAEAPCLLDFLDEESRAHFDQLRAFLDAAGVAYEVNPRLVRGLDYYGKTVFEWVTDSLGAQGTVCAGGRYDGLVEQMGGKPTPAVGFGLGVERLVLLLETLEVLPDTLDQQVDAYLVAVGDVQSAALAAAEQLRSELPWLRLQTHCGGGSFKSQMKKADKSNADFALIIGEDEAAAGQVTVKSLRADAEQQTVALAELAKVLQA from the coding sequence TTGAAACAACTTCGCGCCATCCGCGGCATGAACGATCTCTTGCCCACCCAATCCCCCGTGTGGCAATACGTGGAAAGCACCCTCAGCGAACTCTTTGCCCGCTACGGCTACAGCGAAATTCGCACCCCGATGCTGGAGGCGACTCAGCTGTTCGCCCGCGCAGTGGGTGAGGCCACCGATATCGTCGAAAAGGAAATGTACACCTTCGACGACAAGAGTGGCGACAGCGTTACCCTGCGTCCGGAGGGCACCGCGGGCACCGTGCGCGCAGCGATCCAGAACAACCTGCTGATCCAGCCCCAGCGCCTGTGGTACTTCGGCCCCATGTTCCGCTACGAACGGCCGCAGAAAGGCCGCCTGCGTCAGTTCCACCAGTTTGGTGTGGAGGTGTTTGGTATCGAGGGACCGGACATCGATGCCGAGATCCTGATGATGACCGCACGCATCTGGAAGCAACTGGGCGTTGCCGAGCATGTCTCCCTGCAGCTGAACTCCCTGGGTAACAGCGAAAGCCGCGCGGCCTACCGCGATGCCCTGGTGGAATACCTGTCTGCGCGCAAGGATCAGCTGGATGAAGACAGCCAGCGTCGCCTGGAACGCAACCCGCTGCGTATTCTCGACAGCAAAAATGCCCAGACTCAGGAACTGCTGGCAGAGGCGCCTTGTCTACTGGACTTCCTCGACGAGGAATCCCGTGCGCACTTTGACCAGCTGCGGGCATTTCTGGACGCAGCCGGTGTAGCCTACGAGGTAAATCCGCGCCTGGTGCGAGGCCTCGACTACTATGGCAAGACCGTTTTTGAATGGGTGACCGATAGTCTCGGCGCCCAGGGCACCGTGTGTGCCGGCGGCCGTTACGACGGCCTCGTTGAACAGATGGGCGGTAAACCCACCCCGGCGGTGGGCTTTGGTCTCGGTGTCGAGCGCCTGGTACTGTTGCTGGAAACTCTGGAAGTACTGCCGGACACCCTGGATCAGCAGGTCGACGCCTATCTGGTCGCAGTGGGTGATGTACAATCCGCGGCCCTGGCGGCAGCGGAGCAATTGCGCAGCGAGCTGCCCTGGTTGCGGTTGCAGACGCACTGCGGCGGTGGCAGCTTCAAGAGCCAGATGAAGAAGGCCGACAAGAGCAATGCGGATTTCGCGTTGATCATCGGCGAAGACGAGGCCGCGGCAGGGCAGGTGACCGTTAAATCCCTGCGCGCCGACGCAGAGCAGCAGACGGTTGCCCTGGCGGAGCTGGCAAAAGTCCTTCAGGCCTGA
- the iscX gene encoding Fe-S cluster assembly protein IscX produces the protein MKWTDIHDIAIELCDAHPEVDPLRVNFVDLRQWVVDLPGFDDDPDRCGEKILEAIQAAWIEENE, from the coding sequence ATGAAGTGGACGGATATTCACGATATTGCCATCGAACTCTGTGACGCTCATCCGGAAGTGGACCCACTGCGGGTCAACTTCGTTGATCTGCGCCAGTGGGTGGTGGATTTACCCGGATTCGACGACGACCCCGATCGCTGCGGGGAAAAGATCCTGGAGGCCATTCAGGCCGCGTGGATCGAAGAGAACGAATAG